Proteins co-encoded in one Saprospira grandis genomic window:
- the fmt gene encoding methionyl-tRNA formyltransferase codes for MRIIFMGTPDFAVPSLQALVEAPDLEVVAVVTSTDKWGGRGNKTLLQSAVKKYAQSQNIPVLQPEKFRNPDFLEELRSYKADLQVVVAFKMLPKMVWDMPKLGSMNLHGSLLPKYRGAAPLNWAVINGEKETGLTTFLLQHEIDTGELLLQYKTPIGPAETVGELHDRLMIAGGDLVLRSVRLLKTGDYQTQPQAETEVCHAPKIFHQDCQINFQQGPQKVFDFIRGLSPYPVAWTKVGGKKLKIYRSQIIFAEQNASPGSIWTDGKKFLRIAAQGAWLDILELQAEKRKRMDVQTFLNGQELSASKVDELD; via the coding sequence ATGCGCATTATATTCATGGGCACCCCCGATTTTGCAGTTCCTAGCCTACAAGCCTTAGTTGAAGCCCCCGATTTGGAGGTAGTTGCCGTTGTGACGAGCACCGATAAATGGGGCGGCAGAGGCAATAAAACCCTGCTGCAATCGGCGGTGAAGAAATACGCCCAAAGCCAAAATATTCCCGTCCTACAACCCGAAAAATTCAGAAATCCCGACTTTCTGGAGGAGCTCCGCAGCTATAAGGCGGACCTACAAGTAGTGGTCGCCTTTAAGATGTTGCCCAAAATGGTTTGGGATATGCCTAAATTGGGAAGTATGAACCTACATGGTTCTCTTTTGCCCAAATACAGAGGGGCCGCCCCCCTCAACTGGGCCGTGATTAACGGAGAAAAAGAAACGGGTCTGACTACCTTTTTGCTCCAACATGAAATTGATACTGGAGAACTGTTGTTACAATATAAGACCCCTATTGGTCCAGCCGAAACCGTAGGCGAGCTACACGACCGCCTAATGATTGCTGGGGGCGATTTGGTGCTGCGCTCGGTCCGCCTCCTCAAAACTGGCGATTATCAAACGCAGCCGCAGGCAGAGACAGAAGTTTGTCATGCGCCCAAAATCTTTCATCAAGATTGCCAGATTAACTTTCAGCAAGGGCCCCAAAAAGTCTTTGACTTTATTCGTGGCCTTAGCCCCTACCCTGTTGCATGGACCAAAGTGGGGGGCAAAAAACTTAAGATTTACCGCAGTCAAATCATCTTTGCAGAACAAAATGCTAGCCCTGGCAGCATCTGGACCGATGGCAAGAAGTTTTTGCGGATTGCCGCCCAAGGCGCTTGGCTCGATATTTTAGAGCTGCAAGCCGAAAAACGCAAACGCATGGATGTGCAAACCTTCCTCAATGGGCAGGAACTGAGCGCTAGCAAAGTCGATGAGCTCGACTAA
- the rpe gene encoding ribulose-phosphate 3-epimerase, with protein sequence MKHLIAPSVLACDFARLPEEIALLNESVADWIHLDVMDGRFVPNLTFGMPLVEAINRLTDKTLDVHLMMLEPERYVEAFQKAGADWISVHYEACPHLHRNLQQIKATGAKAGVAINPHTPVEALFPVLEEIDLVIIMSVNPGFGGQKFIYHSIEKIKKLKEEITIRNLPTLIEVDGGVGMQNAQVLLQAGADVLVAGSAVFKAPDPKKAIQQLKNIGGLAL encoded by the coding sequence ATGAAACACCTTATCGCCCCCTCTGTTTTGGCTTGCGACTTTGCTCGCCTGCCCGAAGAAATTGCCCTGCTCAACGAGTCTGTAGCCGATTGGATCCATCTGGATGTCATGGATGGTCGCTTTGTTCCCAACCTCACTTTCGGCATGCCCTTGGTCGAGGCCATCAACCGCCTAACGGATAAAACCTTGGATGTACACCTGATGATGTTGGAGCCCGAGCGCTATGTGGAGGCCTTCCAAAAGGCTGGAGCCGATTGGATTTCAGTGCATTATGAGGCCTGTCCTCATCTTCATCGCAACCTTCAGCAGATTAAGGCTACTGGCGCCAAAGCTGGGGTGGCCATCAATCCACATACGCCCGTCGAGGCCCTTTTTCCCGTACTAGAAGAAATTGATTTGGTCATTATTATGTCGGTTAATCCGGGTTTTGGCGGCCAAAAGTTTATCTACCACAGCATCGAGAAAATCAAAAAACTCAAGGAGGAAATTACGATCCGCAACCTGCCCACCCTAATCGAGGTAGATGGCGGCGTAGGCATGCAAAATGCCCAGGTTCTCTTGCAAGCTGGGGCCGATGTATTGGTGGCGGGCAGCGCCGTTTTCAAAGCGCCAGATCCTAAAAAAGCCATTCAGCAGCTTAAAAATATTGGCGGTTTAGCCCTTTAG
- a CDS encoding DUF4254 domain-containing protein: protein MSSFSQSANKIFDEVVAFYHVLDQVDQEGKNPYATDTIDYLLYQKNWIDSVQWHVEDLIREPEIEPSLALSYKRRIDALNQERTDTVERIDDYFLAKFAAVPAKSNRLNTESPAWAIDRLSILALKIYHMAIEAERVDTPIDQQARCKQKLAILLEQREDLSTAIDQLLEELAQGEKQMKVYRQMKMYNDPQLNPVLYQKKA, encoded by the coding sequence ATGTCATCATTCAGTCAGTCAGCCAACAAAATCTTTGATGAGGTGGTCGCTTTTTACCATGTTTTGGACCAAGTGGACCAAGAAGGAAAAAACCCCTATGCTACCGATACTATCGACTATTTACTCTACCAAAAAAACTGGATCGATAGCGTTCAGTGGCATGTAGAGGACCTTATTCGCGAGCCTGAAATTGAGCCCAGTTTGGCCCTGAGCTACAAACGCCGTATCGATGCCCTTAATCAAGAGCGCACCGATACCGTAGAACGCATTGATGATTATTTCTTGGCCAAATTTGCAGCGGTGCCCGCCAAAAGCAATCGCCTAAATACCGAAAGTCCCGCTTGGGCCATCGATCGCCTGTCTATTTTGGCCCTAAAAATCTACCACATGGCTATCGAAGCCGAGCGAGTAGATACGCCTATAGACCAGCAAGCTCGCTGTAAGCAAAAATTAGCCATCCTGCTCGAACAAAGAGAAGATCTCTCTACCGCTATCGATCAGCTATTAGAAGAATTGGCCCAAGGCGAAAAACAAATGAAGGTCTACCGCCAAATGAAAATGTATAACGATCCACAGCTCAACCCTGTGCTCTACCAGAAAAAGGCCTAA
- a CDS encoding glycosyltransferase family 9 protein codes for MKEILLLRFSAMGDVAMLQPVLRQALAQYPDLRFRLLSRPAFAPFFAPIDRLEFVGIDLEKDYQGLGGIWRLSKELQKGPKPLAIADMHNVLRTQVLGPLLSWSWGIPLAKMQKERGAKKQLAAPKAHKNIQYLRSHHLRYADVLAKLGFPIDLSAKLAPPIFEGSTALAPFLTPQGPKLGVAPKARYAGKTYPLDLMQQSLEALLAACPNLQIYLFGGPSEGQEFSQWPIAQSKQLHIVAGQLPLSDELALMSQLTAFLAMDSSNMHMAAFFEKPIVSLWGASHPAFGFYPWRQPLAHALLPDYEQFPMLPSSRNGSKMFKGYENAMASISPQQIVDKLLPLLQA; via the coding sequence TTGAAAGAAATTTTGCTCCTGCGCTTCTCGGCTATGGGAGATGTGGCCATGTTGCAACCCGTTTTGCGACAAGCCCTGGCCCAATATCCCGATTTGCGCTTTCGGCTATTGTCTAGACCCGCCTTTGCCCCCTTTTTTGCTCCCATCGATCGCCTAGAGTTTGTCGGCATTGATCTGGAGAAAGATTATCAGGGCTTGGGCGGGATTTGGCGCTTGTCTAAAGAATTGCAAAAAGGACCCAAACCGCTAGCCATTGCCGATATGCACAATGTGTTGCGCACACAGGTCCTTGGCCCACTGCTCTCTTGGTCTTGGGGCATTCCCTTGGCCAAAATGCAGAAGGAAAGAGGGGCCAAAAAACAATTAGCAGCACCCAAAGCCCATAAAAATATTCAGTATTTGCGCTCGCATCATCTGCGCTATGCCGATGTCTTGGCGAAATTGGGTTTTCCCATCGATTTATCAGCCAAGCTCGCTCCCCCCATTTTTGAGGGAAGCACCGCTTTGGCCCCTTTTTTAACCCCCCAAGGACCCAAATTGGGGGTGGCGCCCAAGGCCCGCTATGCTGGTAAAACTTATCCTTTAGACCTTATGCAGCAAAGTCTAGAAGCTTTGCTGGCCGCCTGCCCAAATTTGCAAATCTATTTGTTTGGTGGACCTTCAGAAGGGCAGGAGTTTAGCCAATGGCCTATTGCCCAATCTAAACAGTTGCATATTGTCGCTGGCCAACTTCCCCTCTCCGATGAATTAGCCCTCATGAGCCAATTAACGGCCTTTTTGGCCATGGATTCTTCCAATATGCATATGGCCGCCTTTTTCGAAAAGCCCATTGTTTCCCTTTGGGGCGCTAGCCATCCCGCTTTTGGTTTTTACCCCTGGCGCCAACCCTTGGCGCATGCCCTTCTACCTGATTATGAGCAGTTTCCTATGCTGCCCAGCTCCAGAAATGGCAGCAAAATGTTTAAGGGCTATGAAAATGCTATGGCCAGCATTTCTCCCCAACAAATTGTCGATAAATTACTGCCGCTTTTGCAGGCATAA
- a CDS encoding chorismate mutase — MDFIQIRDWGIGLEAIAEEQPILISGPCSAETEEQLLRSCLELAQTGQVHILRAGIWKPRTRPNSFEGVGKEGLVWLQKAKELTGLPICVEVAQPEHVELALAAGIDILWIGARTSVNPFAVQALAEALAGKDVPVMVKNPINPDLKLWMGAIERFYQQGIRKIAAIHRGFSVYGEQRYRNAPIWELPIELKRQWPNLELIGDPSHIAGKRELLGELAQQALYLNFDGLMIESHCQPEQAWSDAAQQVNAADLEELLGNLEPLRAASSDPDFLCHLNELRKEIDYLDHQLLKVLARRMQLVRQIGEYKYEKQISILQLERWAEIYKDRCGQAQDLQLAQEFISLLIQAIHQESIRQQEAVFASSRILDRLQKA; from the coding sequence ATGGATTTTATACAGATAAGAGATTGGGGAATTGGATTGGAGGCGATTGCGGAAGAGCAGCCGATTTTGATATCGGGCCCTTGTAGTGCCGAGACCGAAGAGCAGTTATTGCGCAGTTGTTTGGAGCTGGCGCAAACTGGGCAGGTACATATTTTGCGGGCGGGAATTTGGAAGCCTAGAACGCGGCCCAACTCCTTTGAGGGGGTGGGAAAAGAGGGTTTAGTCTGGTTGCAAAAGGCCAAGGAATTGACGGGATTGCCGATTTGTGTGGAAGTGGCGCAGCCGGAGCATGTAGAATTGGCCTTGGCGGCTGGGATAGATATTTTATGGATTGGGGCGCGGACCAGCGTCAATCCTTTTGCCGTGCAAGCCTTGGCCGAGGCCTTGGCGGGCAAAGATGTGCCGGTGATGGTCAAAAATCCGATCAATCCAGATTTAAAGCTTTGGATGGGAGCGATTGAGCGTTTTTACCAGCAGGGGATTCGAAAAATAGCGGCTATTCATCGGGGATTTTCGGTTTATGGGGAGCAGCGTTACCGCAATGCGCCCATTTGGGAATTGCCGATTGAGTTGAAGCGGCAGTGGCCCAATTTGGAATTGATTGGGGACCCTAGTCATATTGCGGGCAAGCGAGAATTACTGGGCGAATTGGCCCAGCAGGCCCTTTATTTGAACTTTGATGGCTTGATGATTGAGAGTCACTGCCAGCCCGAGCAAGCTTGGAGTGATGCGGCCCAGCAAGTTAATGCGGCAGATTTGGAGGAACTTTTAGGGAACTTAGAGCCCTTGCGAGCGGCATCTTCTGATCCTGATTTCCTTTGCCATTTGAACGAACTGCGCAAAGAAATTGATTATTTGGACCATCAGTTATTGAAGGTTTTGGCTAGGCGGATGCAGCTTGTTCGGCAGATTGGGGAATACAAATATGAGAAGCAAATTAGCATTTTGCAATTGGAGCGTTGGGCCGAGATTTACAAAGATCGTTGTGGGCAGGCGCAGGATTTGCAACTGGCCCAAGAATTCATCAGTTTGTTAATTCAGGCCATTCATCAGGAATCCATACGCCAGCAAGAGGCTGTTTTTGCCAGCAGTCGAATTTTGGACCGCTTGCAAAAAGCTTAA
- a CDS encoding cyclase family protein — MIAKIEHPEKGSLKIDFQFFYDLARPLSASAQNPRAWHCGWPEMEPVRAGSFVGSVKMGSSVNFFNVSFNPHGHGTHTECLGHISAEQHSLRTCLTNFNGWARLHSFLPNPKNGQWQITADQLVPKLENWPSNTALIIRTLPNEEEKISRNYSGSHPVFIEEEAMLLIRQANIPHLLIDTPSVDPEEDGGALLAHKAFWNYPDAPRFGASITELIYVPNAAPDGDYWLQLGVPAFELDAAPSRPLIYPVLNEDQ; from the coding sequence ATGATTGCTAAAATAGAACATCCCGAAAAAGGATCGCTAAAGATAGATTTTCAGTTTTTTTACGATTTGGCCCGCCCACTTTCGGCCTCAGCCCAAAATCCCCGCGCCTGGCATTGTGGCTGGCCCGAAATGGAGCCGGTTAGGGCCGGTAGTTTTGTGGGCTCGGTCAAAATGGGCAGCTCGGTCAATTTTTTTAATGTCTCTTTTAATCCCCACGGCCATGGCACCCATACCGAATGCCTGGGCCACATTTCGGCAGAACAGCACAGCCTCCGAACTTGTTTAACTAATTTTAATGGCTGGGCCCGCCTGCATTCTTTTTTGCCCAATCCCAAAAATGGCCAATGGCAAATTACTGCCGACCAACTAGTCCCCAAACTGGAAAATTGGCCCAGCAATACCGCCCTCATTATCCGTACCCTCCCCAATGAGGAAGAAAAAATTAGCCGAAATTATTCAGGTAGCCATCCCGTCTTTATCGAAGAGGAGGCTATGCTGCTTATCCGCCAAGCCAATATTCCTCACCTCCTCATTGATACCCCCTCTGTAGATCCAGAAGAGGATGGAGGCGCCCTTTTGGCCCATAAAGCCTTCTGGAATTATCCCGATGCACCCCGCTTTGGGGCCAGCATCACCGAGTTAATCTATGTGCCCAATGCCGCCCCCGATGGCGATTATTGGCTGCAACTGGGGGTGCCCGCCTTCGAGCTAGATGCCGCCCCCTCTCGCCCCCTTATTTATCCCGTCTTGAACGAGGACCAATAA
- a CDS encoding redoxin domain-containing protein, translated as MNNLILMLTGFFLFAQQAPLSDRLHSGDEAPLFNTTEVRGEKLKLRKLLKEQERVLLVFMRHAWCPVCNLRSHELMERYEELKAANYEVVVVYESPQEQLIRYVEDHELPFKVVADPSGELYRSYKIERNPDKLKAAMQDEKTLAHIEKGKKSYKKDFRSYMAKGEKPDALIPADFVLDHKGNILQAYYGKTLDDHLPLEELIGAEK; from the coding sequence ATGAACAACCTAATTTTAATGCTAACTGGATTTTTTCTTTTTGCTCAACAAGCTCCCCTTTCAGACCGACTACATTCTGGTGATGAAGCTCCCCTTTTCAACACCACTGAAGTAAGAGGCGAAAAGCTAAAATTGCGCAAATTGCTCAAAGAGCAAGAGCGTGTTCTGTTGGTTTTTATGCGTCACGCTTGGTGCCCCGTTTGCAACCTTCGTTCGCATGAATTGATGGAGCGCTACGAAGAGCTCAAAGCCGCTAATTATGAGGTGGTCGTCGTTTATGAATCGCCTCAGGAGCAGCTCATTCGCTATGTAGAAGACCACGAACTGCCCTTTAAAGTAGTGGCCGACCCCTCTGGAGAATTGTACCGCTCTTATAAGATAGAACGCAACCCCGATAAATTGAAGGCGGCCATGCAAGATGAAAAAACCTTGGCCCATATTGAAAAGGGCAAAAAGAGCTATAAAAAAGACTTTAGAAGTTATATGGCCAAAGGAGAAAAGCCCGATGCTTTGATTCCCGCCGACTTTGTTTTGGACCATAAAGGCAATATTTTGCAGGCCTATTATGGCAAAACGCTAGACGACCATTTGCCGCTAGAAGAGCTCATTGGCGCCGAAAAATAA
- a CDS encoding NupC/NupG family nucleoside CNT transporter, which yields MDILRGLLGISVLLLILFLASNNRKAIDWRLVGVALVSQITLGALIMYVDEVRSIFDFLSGFFVMVIEFTDEGAALVFGGLLDTQSVGYIFAVKVLPTIIFFSALSAILYYLGILQAIIYVLAWGMSKVMRLTGAESLAAAANVFIGQTEAPLIIKPYLDKMSKSELMCLMVGGMSTIAGGVLAAYIGFLGGDDPVARQEFATHLLTASIMSAPAAILAAKMLYPETSEDINRTITIPREQVGDNLLDAIFKGTTDGLRLAVNVGAMLLVFTALMALLNSMVSGTVGELIAWSADSGSFQFFGGNDLPANTVLRWNAEAANWLLMEENNPEVAGKAFDVQGITLNMYIEKSTAGRFTGFNLEYMLGLLLSPIAWLLGTPSEDMVVIGQLLGKKTILNEFVAYADIPKVEHIISEKSKIIVTYALCGFANFASIGIQIGGIGAIAPARRKELSTFGVKALIGGTIACFLTATIAGMLIGS from the coding sequence ATGGATATTTTAAGAGGCCTTTTGGGGATTTCGGTCTTATTACTCATTCTATTTTTGGCATCCAACAACCGCAAAGCGATTGATTGGCGGCTAGTGGGCGTCGCTCTCGTCTCTCAGATTACACTAGGGGCCCTCATTATGTATGTGGATGAAGTTCGGAGTATTTTCGACTTTCTCTCTGGTTTTTTTGTGATGGTCATTGAGTTTACGGATGAGGGAGCGGCCTTAGTATTTGGGGGCTTGCTTGATACACAGTCGGTGGGTTATATCTTTGCGGTAAAGGTATTGCCCACTATTATTTTCTTCTCGGCCCTTTCGGCTATTCTCTATTATCTGGGCATTTTGCAGGCCATTATCTATGTTTTGGCTTGGGGGATGAGCAAAGTCATGCGCTTGACGGGGGCCGAGAGTTTGGCGGCTGCGGCTAATGTGTTCATTGGGCAAACCGAGGCGCCTTTGATTATCAAGCCTTATTTGGACAAAATGTCGAAATCGGAGCTTATGTGCTTAATGGTTGGCGGGATGTCGACCATTGCCGGGGGTGTACTTGCGGCTTATATTGGCTTTTTGGGCGGCGATGATCCGGTGGCTCGTCAGGAATTTGCCACGCATTTGCTCACGGCCTCGATCATGTCGGCACCGGCGGCTATTTTGGCGGCCAAAATGCTTTATCCAGAAACCTCGGAAGACATCAACAGAACGATTACTATTCCTAGAGAGCAGGTGGGTGACAACCTACTCGATGCTATTTTTAAGGGCACCACAGACGGTCTGCGTTTGGCGGTTAATGTAGGGGCCATGTTGCTTGTTTTTACGGCCCTCATGGCCTTGCTCAACAGCATGGTTAGTGGCACTGTTGGCGAGTTGATTGCTTGGTCTGCAGACAGCGGAAGCTTTCAGTTTTTTGGCGGAAATGACCTACCAGCCAATACCGTTTTACGTTGGAATGCCGAGGCGGCCAATTGGTTATTGATGGAGGAAAATAATCCAGAAGTAGCTGGAAAAGCCTTTGATGTACAGGGCATCACGCTTAATATGTACATTGAAAAAAGCACGGCTGGCCGTTTTACGGGCTTCAATTTGGAGTATATGTTGGGGCTTTTGCTCTCTCCTATTGCCTGGCTTTTGGGCACCCCTTCAGAGGATATGGTAGTTATTGGGCAGTTGTTGGGTAAAAAGACGATTCTGAATGAGTTTGTCGCCTATGCCGATATTCCCAAAGTGGAGCATATTATCAGTGAGAAATCTAAAATTATTGTCACTTACGCCCTTTGTGGTTTTGCCAACTTTGCCTCTATTGGTATTCAGATTGGGGGAATTGGCGCTATTGCTCCGGCTCGCCGCAAAGAGCTTTCTACCTTTGGCGTTAAGGCCTTAATTGGGGGAACAATTGCTTGTTTTCTAACGGCTACTATTGCGGGTATGCTCATTGGCAGCTAA
- a CDS encoding potassium channel beta subunit family protein has product MEYRRLGKSGLQVSALSLGSWLTFGNQIGDDVAEELMKMAYEQGVNFFDNAEIYANGQSEIVMGNILKKMGWRRSSYLVSSKAFFGDGNKLPNERGLSRKHLVEACEAALKRLQVDYLDLFYCHRPDKETPIEETVLAMNTLIQQGKILYWGTSEWSAQEIMEAHMVAKDYRLIGPTMEQPQYNMFHREKVEVEYAQIYKTVGLGTTIWSPLASGVLTDKYLKEFPDNTRLSLQGMEWLKERSLTPERLDKVRELQKLADQLGTSVAKLAVAWCAKNPNVSTVILGASKPHHLAETLTALELLPQFTEDLNSQIEAILGNQPEFPMF; this is encoded by the coding sequence ATGGAATATCGCAGATTAGGAAAATCGGGTTTGCAAGTTAGTGCACTCTCTTTGGGCTCATGGCTTACTTTTGGGAACCAAATTGGGGATGATGTCGCCGAAGAGTTGATGAAAATGGCCTATGAACAGGGCGTCAACTTTTTTGATAATGCCGAAATTTACGCCAATGGGCAATCGGAGATTGTGATGGGCAATATTTTGAAGAAAATGGGCTGGCGCCGCTCTTCCTATTTGGTCTCTAGCAAAGCCTTTTTTGGCGATGGCAACAAATTGCCCAATGAAAGAGGCCTAAGCCGCAAGCATTTGGTAGAAGCCTGTGAGGCCGCCCTGAAGCGCTTGCAGGTTGATTATTTGGACCTCTTTTACTGCCATCGTCCAGATAAAGAAACGCCCATTGAAGAGACCGTTTTGGCCATGAATACGCTGATCCAACAGGGCAAAATTTTGTATTGGGGAACCTCAGAATGGTCGGCCCAAGAAATCATGGAAGCCCATATGGTGGCCAAAGATTATCGCCTGATTGGCCCAACTATGGAGCAGCCACAATACAATATGTTTCATAGAGAAAAAGTGGAGGTAGAATATGCCCAAATTTATAAAACAGTGGGGCTGGGCACCACCATTTGGTCGCCTTTGGCCTCTGGCGTTTTGACCGATAAATACCTCAAGGAGTTTCCCGATAATACCCGCCTGAGCTTGCAGGGCATGGAGTGGCTCAAGGAGCGCTCACTAACGCCCGAACGCTTGGATAAGGTGCGTGAACTCCAAAAACTAGCCGATCAATTAGGGACCTCTGTGGCCAAATTGGCCGTGGCCTGGTGCGCCAAGAACCCCAATGTGAGTACCGTTATTTTAGGGGCTTCTAAGCCACATCATTTAGCCGAAACCTTGACCGCCTTGGAGCTTTTGCCTCAATTTACCGAAGACCTAAACAGCCAAATTGAAGCGATCTTAGGCAATCAACCTGAGTTTCCTATGTTCTAA
- a CDS encoding Imm53 family immunity protein, translating into MQNIEEFLSWIKKYKFKELKLATDAMAGWYIEAQSPVYQLPKVQEECYEQNRWHYCKQEHEACLIGYSVYRISELIDSFLATLDEEVSIPPSCIKALQSLDNWYAAHCDGDWEAAYGISLSLLNNSECLLRVDLVSTHLEGLEIVPPKTKGLVLTLHENQLQIQAPLHQIDEVFSYFLDKVLGAAGRNKFFSYEIFAPLKAYPKAYLSYEAEFLPNGYFKITALPNLEQSDFRLAYHKDLDLYSDYISAVEPSIEYHLGQVVKTRLTETNFGRSQIIVESL; encoded by the coding sequence ATGCAGAATATAGAGGAATTCCTTTCTTGGATTAAAAAGTATAAATTCAAGGAATTGAAATTAGCCACAGATGCTATGGCCGGTTGGTACATAGAAGCCCAAAGCCCAGTATACCAGCTACCAAAAGTTCAAGAAGAATGCTATGAACAAAATCGTTGGCACTACTGTAAACAAGAGCATGAAGCTTGCTTAATAGGGTATTCTGTTTATCGGATTTCAGAACTAATAGACTCATTTTTAGCCACTTTAGATGAAGAGGTTTCTATCCCGCCTAGTTGTATAAAGGCTCTTCAGTCTTTGGATAATTGGTATGCTGCTCACTGTGATGGAGACTGGGAGGCGGCTTATGGTATTAGTCTAAGTTTATTGAACAATAGCGAATGCCTGCTTAGGGTAGATCTAGTTTCTACTCATTTAGAAGGCCTTGAAATTGTCCCCCCTAAGACTAAAGGGCTCGTCCTGACTCTGCATGAAAATCAACTCCAAATTCAGGCTCCCTTGCATCAGATAGATGAAGTTTTTAGTTATTTTTTAGATAAGGTATTAGGGGCAGCAGGGAGAAACAAATTTTTTAGTTATGAAATATTTGCCCCATTAAAGGCTTATCCAAAGGCCTATTTATCTTATGAGGCAGAGTTTCTCCCTAATGGCTATTTTAAAATTACCGCTCTACCAAATTTAGAGCAGTCAGATTTCCGCCTGGCTTATCATAAAGATTTAGACCTTTATTCGGACTATATTTCAGCAGTAGAACCTAGTATAGAATATCATTTAGGACAAGTTGTTAAAACTCGCCTGACCGAAACAAATTTTGGTCGCTCACAAATTATTGTAGAAAGTCTCTAA
- a CDS encoding ankyrin repeat domain-containing protein produces the protein MFKTKNSKYIDKLKRSQSAFIDLQKDLFWVDGRPSFLIKIINILVAKGDLEALYFFKSKISLKILNNVQSKNQKECTLLQKACFYAVKENDNCGLRLKIVQVLLEEGLSKVSIKCTDPIVIAASHRNIELLDILVKFGLDLNKLWRPSIWFRVSPKILKHLEENSSNVPQEVVDYLRELADDLEK, from the coding sequence ATGTTTAAAACGAAAAATAGTAAATATATTGATAAATTAAAGAGGTCTCAAAGTGCATTTATTGATTTACAGAAGGATCTTTTTTGGGTTGATGGGAGGCCAAGTTTTTTAATTAAAATAATAAATATACTTGTTGCCAAAGGGGATTTAGAAGCATTGTATTTTTTTAAGTCAAAGATTTCACTAAAAATTCTAAATAATGTCCAGAGTAAAAATCAAAAGGAGTGTACTCTTCTGCAAAAAGCATGTTTCTATGCGGTGAAAGAGAATGATAATTGTGGGCTGCGATTGAAAATTGTTCAAGTCCTTCTGGAAGAAGGTTTGTCTAAAGTGAGTATAAAATGCACAGACCCTATTGTAATCGCAGCTTCTCATCGCAACATTGAATTGTTGGATATTTTAGTGAAATTTGGATTAGACTTAAACAAGCTTTGGAGGCCGTCGATTTGGTTTAGGGTGTCACCAAAAATTTTAAAGCATTTAGAAGAAAATAGTTCTAATGTTCCTCAAGAGGTGGTAGACTATTTAAGAGAGCTAGCTGATGATTTAGAAAAATGA